In Gossypium hirsutum isolate 1008001.06 chromosome D01, Gossypium_hirsutum_v2.1, whole genome shotgun sequence, the genomic window tgaaaaaaatatagggaccaattttataatttaacctaaaattttcgtttgaaatgatgatttaatgtgccatgTCAGCTTACTGTTACATTGTTTACGGAAATTAATGGCTTAGtggctaaaatgttacaacatgataacctaagtgactaaaacgtaacatttcggcaaataaaaaaaaagagactattttgatagtttaccctaaattatTACAAAACTTTAAATTCATAAATAAGATGTTTGATGGAAACTAGTATATCTGAAAGTAAAATCCAAAAGACAATATGAGTGGGCTGGACAACCCAAAAATGGTCCAAAACGCCAATATTGTAATGGGAGAAATATAAGTCCTCCAACGGGTTCTCTTCTCGGACTCGCCCTCGATCTCAGCGAACCGGTCTCCAGAGGGAAGAATATACTCACAAGTATAAGCAAATTAGATCGAGGTAACCTTCTCAGATCCGCCACTTCAATTGTTACTTTAGAAGATACAATCTCCAGATTTTAAACAACCTCTACTTTtcgaatattttaaaaattggtgAAGCCTATATTCTGTCCTACTGTTGTTTTTCCCGGCGATTAGCCTAGTTTTGTTTTCGTAGAAAGCATTATCTCATTTCCCTGGCTTTCCAAACGCtgcattttgaattttgatattttcttttatatacacGTTGCTCTATAGATCTGAGGTGCTCGATCCATTTGCTTTCTTGATATTTCATTCGTTCTTGTTTCTTGTTTTTTCACATTGATTCTACGTTGTAGATCTTTTTAAATTTGTTCCCTCTTTATTTACTATACCTTGATTCCAGATATTAAAGTTTCATTTGTTTCCTTTAATCCTAACTTAATTTTTGTTGTCTCCTAGGTTCTCCGATAAGGTCTTCAATTTGATATTGGCTTGGTAGTTGCTTCTCCAAAATTCAATATGGTATACAACTTGtcctttattttatcatttcgtTGTTCCTTTTAGTTGAATTGTCGCTTTGGATGGATCCtcatttaagttattttatgTTGTATATGCACCAATTGAATTGTGTCACGATTTAGGAGAAACTGAACTTAAATACTGAACTGTTCATTACAACTTACAAGGTTCATGTTATCTGCAATGATACAATAGTTGCCTTTCCACTTCATTGCCAGCTTCTGATTtgacctatttttatttttgtgatttaGGTTGTACTTGCTGCTTCTGTTTTAAGCAAGTCTGGCAAAGGTGAGTTCATTTCGCTTGCTGTAGTTGTTATTCTGTCATGATAATTGAATATTTGAAGAGCAACATTTGGTTGTTGCACTGACATTCTGTCTTTATTTCAGTGCTTGTCTCTAGGCAATTTGTGGACATGACTCGCATAAGAATTGAAGGTCTTCTTGCAGCTTTTCCCAAGTTGGTGGGCACGGGAAAGCAACACACATATGTTGAGACTGAGAATGTTCGATATGTTTATCAACCAATAGAAGCTCTTTATTTGCTTCTTGTAACCAACAAACAGAGCAATATTCTTGAAGATTTGGAGATTCTGAGACTGCTTTCCAAGCTGGTTTGATTCGGCAGCTCTCTGATTTCTTCTatcttttaaaatctttgaacataataaattgcataaaaggaagACATCTGGTTCTTTATTTCTTCAATCTACCTTCAGTAGTtgcaattttactttttttctgtATTTGAATAGACACCAGTGCAAATATAATCTCAGTTTCATTATTTATCTGTATGTGTTTTCAGCTGCTAATTCCCTGTCACTTCTCTATCTCATGAAGTTTTGCTGTTACCTGGGGCATTTTCAATTTTTAAGCCTTTGTAATAATATCTGTCTCTCAACTAGAGCAGagtacttattttattttattttattttttcttaggtACCTGAATATTGTTACTCTTTAGATGAGGAGGGAATTTGCAAGACTGCGTTTGAATTGATCTTTGCTTTTGATGAAGTCATTTGTCTTGGGCACAAGGAAAACGTTACAGTTGCACAAGTTAAGCAATACTGTGAGATGGAGAGTCATGAAGAGAAATTGCACAAGCTGGTGTTGCAGAGCAAGATTAATGAAACTAAGGATGTCATGAAGCGTAAAGCTAGTGAGATTGATAAGAGCAAGGTATATGTTTTACAATGTTCTTGGCCATAGAGCAATTAATCTCTTCTGTTACATGCTCTATTGATTCATGTTGTCTATTCTGCAGATTGATAAGAATAAAGGTGATAAAGGAGGGTTCATGTCAATGGGCTCTGGAAGAATTGAAAGTAGCTTTAGTGATATGAGCATTTCTAGCAGTGGAAGTGGCTTTGGAAGTAGTTCTGGGTTGGGATTAACAGCTGATGTTGATTCCTTCTCTACCAAGTCTAAAGGTTTGTCAAATGAGTACTCCATCACATGCATTGGATTTTGATTGGCATGTTTTTAACAAATTGACTATAATGCTTCATTATTATTCCGTGAGATATCCTATATGTTTCTCACTCTCCTAAGCATGTTTAATATCAAACTTGTTTCAGAACATTTTCTGACCCATGTTCATATTGCTAGGCCGCCAACTGTCATCTGCAACCGCTCCTCCTAAAGGTCTTGGCATGCAGCTTGGTAAATCACAAAAAACAAACCAGTTCTTGGAATCCCTGAAAGCAGAAGGTGAACTGATAGTTGAAGATGTGCAGCCAAGGGCAGGCCAGGCCAGAGTGGCTGCAGCTGCACCTACTGATCCCATCACTTTGACTGCTGAGGAGAAACTCAATGTCACTTTGAAAAGAGATGGTGGGATAAGTAACTTTGATGTTCAAGGGACTTTGTCTCTTCAAATTCTTAACCAGGAAGATGCACTCATCCAAGTTCAGGTAATGGTTTGGTTTTGTCCTTTTGTGAGTATTCGTAATCTTCAAagatttttactttaaaaattatgcTTTGATGCTGGTGATCAGCATGAAGTTTATTTGGTTCAAATCTTGGTGATAGGAAGTAGCCCATTTGGCATCCTTAAATTAGTTTTCCTTATTGAAGAATGTGCTTTGAAGGGACAAGAAAGTATGTCTTCCGAATCTTCTATTTCCACCTTTTTGAAGACCAGCAACTTTCTTGCATTTTCTTCCTGTTATTGTTATGTTGTCTCTCACTTGGCTAATGCATCTCAAATCCCTGGTGCAGTTACCATAATGCATGATGGTATTACTTGCCGTCAAAATACATGCCAGTTCATCATATTTACTCAATCCCATAACAATAAATATGTCCTGTATGCAACATGTATTTCTTGTAGCACCTTTACTGCATTGAGTTTACAAATTTTTCTTGCAtgctttcttttaattttttctttgtcACAATACCTTTCCAGCATCGAATTAACAATTTCCATCCTTTACTTTCAGACTGAAACTGGGGGTAATCCTGGCATTCTTTTCAAAACGCATCCCAACATGAACAAGGAGTTATTTTCCAATGAAAACATTCTAGGATTGAAGGACCCTAATAGGCCTTTCCCCAGTGGTTCTGCTGGGGATGCAGCTGGTGTTGGTCTCTTGAAATGGAGAATGCAAAGTGCAGATGAGTCAATGGTTCCATTGACCAGTGGGTCTCAAATCTAATGCCTGCTTATTCTTGTAATTGCAATTGTATGCTTTGATTGTTGttgagttttatttttttggtttattgCAGTCAACTGTTGGCCTTCGGTTTCTGGGAATGAAACTTATGTCAGCATTGAATATGAAGCTTCTGCCATGTTTGATCTGCGAAACGTTGTGATTTCTGTACCTCTCCCAGCTCTTCGGGAGGCCCCAAATGTTAGGCAGATTGATGGTGAATGGAGGTAAATTAAGATCATTTTGAAATTCTACTTTTCATGGAAGGAAGCAAAATTGTCAATCTTTAGCTCCGTGAGATTAATAAACTGAATTCAACTAAGCTGTGAGCTTTAATCGAGAACTATTTGGGCCTATCTTCATAAGGTGTTTCTGACTTTGGGTGTTAGTGAAAGTACCAGGATGTTGTGTATtatataaatggtaaaatttgGGAACAGCACACCAAATGATTTTCGTTTTCTTGTTTGTCTTGCAGATATGACTCCAGAAATTCTGTCTTAGAATGGTCCATACTTCTCATTGATAACTCTAACCGCAGGTCAGTACATTTGTTAACCTATAAAACTTGTTATTGTGTTAGATATTTTTAAGATGCTATTGGTTTGTAAGTACTTTCTTGCTTGTGACATATTGGCAGTGGATCAATGGAGTTTGTTGTGCCTCCAGCAGATTCATCTGTGTTCTTCCCCATTTCTGTCCGTTTTTCAGCAACGAGTACATACAGTGACCTGAAGGTTTGATatgcatatttatttatttattttaacttgggATAATTGCTGCTGGGGTTTCCAGTGTCTCATGCCAGTTATCAAGGAAATTGCTGAGTAGGAACTTGGTCAATTTGGGCACTTCTTTTAAGTGCAGAAGAGAAAAAGTTGTTCCTTCAACTTATAAATAAATGCCACAGATTTCACTCATCGAAGAGAATTATTGTTGTAGGTTGTGAACATCATTCCCCTGAGAGGCGGTGGAGCTCCTTCCCCCAAGTTCTCCCAGCGAACAAATTTGATTACAGAGAATTATCAAGTTGTGTGATGAACGACTGTAATAATAGGTGACAAGTTTCTACTGCAGTTACACAGCGAGTACACTTCAATCTATGATTCAAACAACAGCTGCACCTTTCTTTTTGCATCTTCATAAAATACTTTTAGATAAATGATATGCTAGACTTGCAATTTTATCTGTCGTTTTTCGTCATTATGTATTTTGTTGGTGTCTTCTTCAGATCGacttaattgaaatatatatttttttataaaaaaattgtattctaTATTATCAGTTTTGGATTTTCTACTGGTTGTGGTTGAACTCATTCTAAGATGAGATTCCGTAATAAATCTCGTTAACCAAGTAATTAATGATTTATGATCAGTATATTTTGCTCTTAGTTAACCTTCCTGTGTCAGGAAAGTATATTGAACTCCTAACAGCATGATTTTATCTGATTCCTGTGCCAATTGATTAAGTTCAACATTACAGGAAAAAGGAGttgattatatgttaaatcacTTATCGGTGTACGTATTATTAGATCTTTTAGTCtgaaaattactatttaattatatatacttcCCATATAAATCAAGTATGGTGTCTGGTTCCTTTCCGTCACTGACATCCCACTTTCGGCTTTTTCTCCTTTGACATGCGCTGTTCCCAAAATTTCCGCTAGTTATTACCCAAAAAACCCCAAATTTACTATCATTAATCGTACATATCATTTCATCACAATCCATTTCGTGGGAATTTCTTCTCCTTCGTGTCCTTATCCCAAGTTTAGTGTAATGActtggaaaattttaatttcgagaccaaaatttttaaattgagacgtttcgaaaaaaataaattgcGAGATTTTTAGGACAAGAATGAGAATTGAGAGGAGAATTATTAGAAAGTGAGTATGgtataaggaccaaattgtgaaataattagaTTAGAGGGAACTAGGTGAAAGATTTAGCAAGTCCTATTTAACCATAATTAAAATGAGCTAGTGGAATGGCTTGATACTTGCCACTAAATTCTACTAATCATGAATGAAGTGATTGAATTGATTATTTGTattaaggattgaattgaatagattaaaaattattaaatattaattgaaatgtgaaattgtgcTAATGTTGTTATGAACTATGCTGTTATATAAGGGAATTATGGATTGGTtcattgagatgatgatattGAAATGAAGAATTGGTTAAAAATGAATGTGAGAAATTGTTgccctattaactgttcgggtAGGGTCAAGTATAATTGGTATGCCATAAGAAaggaagagttcagggttatACGACTATGTGTCAGGGAGGGCTGGACACGCCATTTGTTAGTTATACCGACCAGTGTTGGGCACATCTATTTGTCAGTTTTTACCAGCCAGCGCATGGTGCAACTTATTATTTCGGATTTATCTAACAGACactaggtgccaaattggtgtgttggttggatccgcgtatccgtccgagtcatgttaataaggaaataaaaatgaGAATCGGAATAGAGTAAAGATATTATGATCTTTGAAtgcataaaattgaaatttagatgGAATGAGATATTAATAGTTGATATTTCaatagatatgaaatgaaagtgTGATGCTTCATATTAGCGCCTTTGTTAGATTTGGATAATGAAGCTATGAAGTAGTAAAAGTTTACATATTAAATTgtatatcatttattatttttaactcatGCATTTGAatgtattatattatgttttaatgttcggattatagaaatatcattgaGTTATACTTAGCATATAGTTTTGTTTTGCTCTGATTGGGTACTTTTTGATTCGTTCGTCAACTTTAGCATCTAGCGGCAATCCCAAACTCTCCTCTAGGTAGTAGCTTGATGAGAATATctagtatttttattttctagttaTAACCAATTCCTTCTAACCCTTTGATATAAAAAAGTTTCCTCCCTTTCCCAAGCACTTTTAACTTCCTTCTTTAACCTTGTTAACCTTAATATATCAACATCCCTTTACTAAagctttgcaaaaaaaaaaaaaaaaatctcttcctTAAACTCCTCAATAAGAATCTTATTATTCTTCACATTCTTGACCAATCTTTAAATTTCACTTCATAtatatttaactttaaaattaaattcttcCCCCACATTCTCTAGAATCCACTTCCCAACTCTCATTGATAGTCTGTTCACACCCCTCAAACTTTATTcaattaacattaaatttaaatcttttaaaagttTTCTATCCCTATAATTAGAGAACTACAATAGGAGTATGATCAGAACCAATATCCTGTGGATTAAACCCATAGTATTAGGAAAAAGCCTCAATTTTTTGAAATTCACCAATGCTTTATCCAAACCAAGCACACTACTGCCCTTTGAAAGAAACTTCATTCAACTTATACTCCTTTATCATATCATTACAACAAACAAATTTCCTCTTTTTTAGTTTTCCTCATGATCCCCAACAATATCATTTCCTTTAAGAACATCGATGCTCCCTTTTATCCTAATAATCTTTTCCTTAATATGTTCCCAAACCCTTCTTAAATTATTGGATCTCTATAAATCCAAAATATCTTCATGTCCTCTTAAGTACTTAAATTAGAAACTACAATATCAATTAATTTCTTATTATGCTCAAAGATATTCACTCTCCAATGTTCAGTCCACCAAACATACTGTGGGGTGTGTCTTGTATCTCACATTTTGGACAAATAGGGTCAACGTCGCCATGAGGAAGAGCTGACGTCCGAATGATGCAACACATGACATCTCAATGAGAAGAAATCGATGTCCTGATGACGCGACGGATGATGTCACGACGAGTCAATAAATGACGTCACGACGTGGTgacgttgtaacaccccgaacccgagaccgtcaccggagtcgaacacgaggtgttaacagactttaaaaaaaatttcccagacactgccaatctgcatactagtcgctttaaaaatcatatcttgagttcagaaactcggaatccagttccgtaaattttccctgaaactagactcatatgcccatctacatatttttttctagaatttttggttggcccaattagtacagtttattagtcaaagtctcccatgttacagggatcgactacactgacctttgcgcattacgacttggatatctccctgtacagggcttcaatactgattccgtttgtttctatagaaactagactcagagaggaatctatacatatatggcttgactcctaattgtctctggttaatttttaatgaatttccaaagtcggaacaggaaatccagaaaccattctggccctgtctcacaagaacctgaatatctcttaacatactgtccgtatgattgtttcgttactttcctatgaaaatatattcatcaaggttcgtttacataatttattcactatttaattccattcctactatttttagtgattttccaaatctacatcactgctgctgtcagcatctgcctttaaggtagactttacctatttcatagtttccatgattcaactagccctttttgcataaatagcacaatatatgatagtgattaaccattcccatggccaatccttgtcaagcatatccacacctctcaataaccatatccataccaaatgattataacattatactcaaacatatataagccattttcgcatggctatccaaaattatacaagtccaaagggtccatgacccacaacaaacgggtagtcctatacatgccatttcgaagttcaaccaaaattgtaccaaaaaggggggggggctttgatagtgtgggcgacttcgacttcaaaatcccgagtccgatagctggagaaccaaaatctataaaacagaggatcaaagaaacggagtaagcaatttatgcttagtaagttttgagcaaggaattccagcacagcaaaagtatagcattcatatagctaaacggataatttcatatgcacaaattttcgatatcatacttgcttcacattaccaacccttatgtacatacacaaaagatcaacttagccaaaggccggtagctcgtttatcaactgagcgaatacttatttgtaagggctcaactaaattcaagcacatacgaaacatacctcaatgttgggatgtttctagagtatttactgaaatttttacagcaagatcattcattcccaaatcacgtaccttcggaatttaaccggatatagctactcgttcaaatgccttcgggacatagcccggttatagtaactcgcacaattgccttcgggacttaacccagatttagtaactcgcacaaatgccttcgggcttagcccggaattagtatctcgcacaaatgccttcggatcttagtctggatatggtcacttagcacaaagccttcgggacttagcccggacatcattcaaataaccatgcacatttagcagtaattcatggcacattcgtatttcattttcgttaacaaaactcaaacacaagacacttatcattcttgcaatttcggctcaatagccacacacaaagagcatgattttgatttgcttaaaacatgatctaatcaaatcataatttaagctcttttactcaagaacttacctcgggtgttgtcgaacgattccgatagctattcgaccacttttccttccctttatcggatttagttcccctttgctcttgagcttaattaaacaaataaattgatttaatcatttgagcatcgaaaagaggaacacaaggcacttagcccatatttatacattagacattaaagtcacatatgtacggaatcatgaatcaaactcaacattttagctaatttttcccccttggccgaattttctaagccaagacaaaagcatcaatatgcttgcctctaaccgaatacatacaacaccaatctccttcctatggccgaatatgcatgtctatgttggggccgatttcaacacttaatacattctacaagtatggtcacttgtattgactaaacacccttttgtttcaagttcaaaacttggctaatacacacatatatacactagtaaagcatcctctccctttccatcaatttaacacatgcattactcattaatatacaaaaattatattcggccttagcacacaacttgctagccgattcttctccatctagaaaccaatgcacatatgtgctcactcaaaaatgctaaaaagaagattcaagaatcatcaatccaccatcacatgcatcattaacaagcttcatatttagcatgcaatggcattaacacaaaatctacctaggccgaatatcatccccatgacatagcaaagatttgaaccatgggataattagaactcaagctagcaactaaaaacatgcatgaatctcatggcacaacctcaaacataccttgatctagatacaagtatggccaaacctcctcctaatcctcttccaaactaaacatgaagcaagaactccttcctccttccttagaattttcggccaaatgaagatgaaaaaggatgaacaaaattttctcttttcttttctttaactcacgccaatgggggggaaacaaccacacacttttttttttgttttcatcatattccctttcattattttatgcccatgctccttattttatttttttccacccatgatgcaccaacacaacatgtctatgacatgtcttgcccatcacacttggtctaccatgcttgtcatggccggccactactaattagggggggaatttgacatgcaagtcccccctttttatttcatgcactaataggtccttatgcttcgacctatcacatttcaaaaatgtcgcacataagtcctattgactaaattcacatgcaatcgactaaatcgaagcttgaaattttcacacattcataattacatattctagacaataaatatcacattcaaacatttcggtgactcggtttagcggtcccgaaaccacttcccgactagggtcaattttgggctgtcacaaacgTGTTCCCCATATAACTGGATtttttctcctagttaaactctgattATTTTTTCCCCAATCGAACTTTGATTTATCCAGGATGTTTTGGTCATATTTGACCTTCAAATTTAGCCTCTAAAAGGGCCTTATAACTCTAGAAAGGTTGATGAAAAATACAACATAACACAATTAAGAAATAGCTTTAACAGAGCTttaagagaattttgtgttttagtCGGAGGGGCTTTGTATTCGGGGTTTAAGGTTTGTTTTGATTATCTCCATCTTGTACTTTTTAGATTTCTTTCTCATTAGTGAAGTCCCATTTACTTGTGGGGGTTTTCATTTTTATTGAGGGTTTTCCACGTAGAATTTGTGTGTTTGATCTTCTCTACCTTTTCTATTTCGTTGTTTATACGGATCGATCCCTAACAAGCTGGTAACAGAGCTTGGTTTAGATTCCAAAACCGACAtgttcagagatggcaacaacgAAGTTAGATGGAATTACAAATTTCAATTTATGGCAAGTTTGGATGATAGCAATTCTAGTTCAGAACGGCTTAAAAATGGTTGTTATCGGGTAAAAGCCTAAAAATCTACATTAGTCAAAATGAGAGAGCTTGATGATAAGACCCTGCCTGCAATTCAGTTGTGCTTTATGAATAATGTGTTGCAAGAGGTGTTGATGGAGAAAACAACATTAACTTTGTCGAAAAAGCTTGAAACTCTTTACATTATAAAGTCTCTCGCGAATCGTTTGGTGCTGAAACAACACCTATACATGTTCCGTATGGTCGAAGGAGCGTCATTTAAGGCTCATATCAGTG contains:
- the LOC107922342 gene encoding coatomer subunit delta, with translation MVVLAASVLSKSGKVLVSRQFVDMTRIRIEGLLAAFPKLVGTGKQHTYVETENVRYVYQPIEALYLLLVTNKQSNILEDLEILRLLSKLVPEYCYSLDEEGICKTAFELIFAFDEVICLGHKENVTVAQVKQYCEMESHEEKLHKLVLQSKINETKDVMKRKASEIDKSKIDKNKGDKGGFMSMGSGRIESSFSDMSISSSGSGFGSSSGLGLTADVDSFSTKSKGRQLSSATAPPKGLGMQLGKSQKTNQFLESLKAEGELIVEDVQPRAGQARVAAAAPTDPITLTAEEKLNVTLKRDGGISNFDVQGTLSLQILNQEDALIQVQTETGGNPGILFKTHPNMNKELFSNENILGLKDPNRPFPSGSAGDAAGVGLLKWRMQSADESMVPLTINCWPSVSGNETYVSIEYEASAMFDLRNVVISVPLPALREAPNVRQIDGEWRYDSRNSVLEWSILLIDNSNRSGSMEFVVPPADSSVFFPISVRFSATSTYSDLKVVNIIPLRGGGAPSPKFSQRTNLITENYQVV